AGATACAGTCTCTGAATTTTGAGCTGCCAATGACTTTGGCGTTATCTCTCCGAATATAAGAACTAATATAGTCATAAAAGCAGTTGCAACAGCTGCTCCATTTTCCTTAAATAAACCTATAAACAAAGATGTAGCAATTGCTGAAGCTCCAATATTGACAACATTGTTGCCCACAAGTATTGCTCCTAATAATTTGTTTGGATTTTCGATTAATTTACTTACAACATCTGCTCCCTCAACATTTTCTTCCTTCATATGTCTTATTTTAATTTTACTTAAAGACATCAATGCAGTCTCTGAAGCTGAAAAAAACGAAGATATTCCTAATAATACAAATAATATAAAAAATTGCCACAAACTACTCGAATCCAAAAATCATCACACTCCTAAAAAATATATATAAATATCATTATATCATAGTCCTAAAATTTTACTATATATATTATATTATGATTTATAAATAGATTTTTAACCATATAACTTTAAACTCTATTATCCTACTCATTGTAAACTTTTTTTTGGAAAGGTTGACAAAACACTTATTTATATTTATACTTTATAAAAGTAGATATATAAACGCAATACTTTTTCTATAAGGAGGTATACTATGAATAATAAATTAAAGATCAATGACATCGTGTACGCATCTCTGTTTGCAGCCCTTACTAGTGTTCTTGGATATATAACAATACCGCTTCCATTTAGCCCAGTTCCAATAACTGGTCAAACTCTTGGAGTTATGCTTGCAGGATGTATATTAAATCCTATCCAAGCATTTTTGAGTATGCTAACATTCGTTCTTTTAGGTGTAGCCGGTGCACCTGTGTTTTCTGGAGGTAGAGCAGGATTTAACATTATAGCTGGTCCTAGCGGAGGATATATCATAGGTTTTATAATAGGAGCAGTAGTAATAAGCTATTTAAAAGGTAAAAATCCAACTACTCTTAAAATGACTTTAGCAACAATATTTGGCGGAATTATAGTGATATATATTATAGGTGGATTATGGCTTAATCATGTTACTCAAATGGGCTTATATAAAGCTGTTATAGCTGGTGCTATTCCTTTTATACCAGGAGATCTTTTAAAAATCTTTATTGCAGTTTCCATAGGCAAAAGAGTATCTAAAGCTATTAATCACAAGGCATCCGTATAATGGTATATATTATAGGAGGACTTAGAAGCCCTATTGGTAAAACCAATGGGGCTTTTAAAAATATACTTCCAGAGGATATTGTTGCTCAGCTTTTAAATAACATTTTAAAAAAATATAATTTACAAAAAGAATCTATCCATGAATTAATATTAGGGAATTGCGTAGGTCCAGGTGGAAATATAGCTAGATTGTCTTTATTAAAAGCTGGATTTCCATACTCAAGCGTTGGTACTACAATAGACTTTCAATGTGGATCTTCTCTTAAAGCTATTAACCTAGGTGCCTCTCTTGTAATGTCAGGCCAAAGGGATTTAATTATAGTTGGAGGAGTTGAAAGTACATCTTTAGAACCAAAAAAACAATACAATAAAAAAGACCCTCGCTATATAAACTCAGATATTTTTTATAAAAGAGCTCAGTTTTCTCCATTTGAAATAGGAGATCCTGATATGATTAAAGGTGCAGAGAATGTTTCTACACTAAAGAATATCTCTAAAGATGAAATGGATAAATGGGCCCTAAAAAGCCATAAAAGAGCTTTATATGCAAGAGATAATAATCTATTAAATGATATAATATCACCTATTGATATAAACGATAGAGCAATAGATTATGATCAAGGAATAAAAAACACTATAAATGAAAGACTTTTAAAAAAGGTAAAGCCTATATATGAAGGTGGAAATTTAACAGCGGGAAATTCATGTCTTACCCACGATGGAGCTGCTTTAATACTTCTTGCAAGCGAAAATGCTGTAGATAAATACAATTTAAATCCCATAGCAGAGTTTATAAGTGAATCTAATGTAGGAGTTGATCCCAACTTATCACCGCTTGGCCCAATAGCATCAATTAACTCTTTACTAAAAAAAGAAAATCTAAGTATAGATGATATAGATTTATTCGAGATAAATGAAGCCTTTGCAGTAAAAGCTATAGCTTGTATGAGAGAACTTAATATACCTGAAAACAAATTAAATATATTAGGAGGAGCCCTTGCATATGGACATCCTTACGGAGCCTCTGGTGCTATAATAATGCTTCACCTTATAAAAGCACTCCAAATAACTAATAAAAAGCTCGGTATAGCAAGTCTTGGAGTCGCAGGAGGTCTTGGAATATCTACTTTAATAAAGAGGTGTTAAACATGCTTATCTATTCAAATTTAAGGAAATTTGCTAATTTGCAACCCAATAAGATTGCTATAAAAAAAGGCTTAAAGATTATAAATTATAAAAAATTAGATTTTATAACAGATTTTATAGCTAAAAAGTTTTTAACAGTTTTAGATTCAAACAATAATAATAATGTTTTTATAAAGCAATTTGATGAAATATATTCTATTATTTATTTGATAAGCTTATCTAAAATAAATCAAACGAGTATATTAGTTGATATAGATTTTAACGAAAATATATATCAAAATTTATATAACAAGGTAAAACCAAAATTAGTAATAGATGATACTTTTAATTACAATGAGATAATAGATAATATAATTTACAATAATTTTGATTATATACCTATAGACTTAAATTTTAATTTAAATAGTGATAATATATTTTTAGGCTGTTTAAGCTCTGGTAGCACAGGAGATGCTAAGCTTATATTTAAAAACCACAATTGTTGGGTTAAGGCATTTAAACATCAAAGTGATATATTTAAGATATCAAAAGATGATAAACTATTTTTAGTTGGAAATTTAGTATATACAGCTAATTTAAACAGCGCTATTCATATGATATATACAGGAGGGTCAGTAGTTTTCTCTACTTCTAAATTTCCTAAAACATGGATAAAAGAAATTTATTCAAATAAAATTACCTATATATTTATGGTCCCCTCCCATTATAAGCTTTTAATTAAATC
The window above is part of the Tepidibacter aestuarii genome. Proteins encoded here:
- a CDS encoding biotin transporter BioY: MNNKLKINDIVYASLFAALTSVLGYITIPLPFSPVPITGQTLGVMLAGCILNPIQAFLSMLTFVLLGVAGAPVFSGGRAGFNIIAGPSGGYIIGFIIGAVVISYLKGKNPTTLKMTLATIFGGIIVIYIIGGLWLNHVTQMGLYKAVIAGAIPFIPGDLLKIFIAVSIGKRVSKAINHKASV
- a CDS encoding thiolase family protein encodes the protein MVYIIGGLRSPIGKTNGAFKNILPEDIVAQLLNNILKKYNLQKESIHELILGNCVGPGGNIARLSLLKAGFPYSSVGTTIDFQCGSSLKAINLGASLVMSGQRDLIIVGGVESTSLEPKKQYNKKDPRYINSDIFYKRAQFSPFEIGDPDMIKGAENVSTLKNISKDEMDKWALKSHKRALYARDNNLLNDIISPIDINDRAIDYDQGIKNTINERLLKKVKPIYEGGNLTAGNSCLTHDGAALILLASENAVDKYNLNPIAEFISESNVGVDPNLSPLGPIASINSLLKKENLSIDDIDLFEINEAFAVKAIACMRELNIPENKLNILGGALAYGHPYGASGAIIMLHLIKALQITNKKLGIASLGVAGGLGISTLIKRC
- a CDS encoding AMP-binding protein; the encoded protein is MLIYSNLRKFANLQPNKIAIKKGLKIINYKKLDFITDFIAKKFLTVLDSNNNNNVFIKQFDEIYSIIYLISLSKINQTSILVDIDFNENIYQNLYNKVKPKLVIDDTFNYNEIIDNIIYNNFDYIPIDLNFNLNSDNIFLGCLSSGSTGDAKLIFKNHNCWVKAFKHQSDIFKISKDDKLFLVGNLVYTANLNSAIHMIYTGGSVVFSTSKFPKTWIKEIYSNKITYIFMVPSHYKLLIKSMKNENVYITSLLSCGCKMDIKTLKNIIKLFPNSVFHEYYGASELGHVSYISSNQILEKQDSVGIAFPEVQIHIKDSIVSVTSPYISPMYPDTYSVLDTGYLKDGYLYLTGRLDNMINKAGYKIIPSKVESIILNSYFVEDVCLFSVHDNIKNQKLCAFIVKSEQFNYIKFKQYLKNNLAKNTIPQIIKYVDSIPLNASGKPDIKFMTKYL